The following are encoded together in the Malaya genurostris strain Urasoe2022 chromosome 3, Malgen_1.1, whole genome shotgun sequence genome:
- the LOC131438808 gene encoding uncharacterized protein LOC131438808 — translation MLSKALPVLVTLFAVALAQETSPPIDTSGCIVAKCVTLQQINTLWCHTEPEFYCQCVPVDRYEWSVMVRPCAPQTEFNFRFQKCGHQGGHDRDACWDDGGSGSGSGSGDDWSDLSETPMGIDFSDLKDDDQLLEDDAMEFLIARRRS, via the exons ATGTTGTCTAAAG CTTTACCAGTTCTGGTGACTCTGTTTGCTGTCGCACTGGCCCAGGAAACTTCACCGCCCATCGATACTTCCGGATGTATTGTGGCAAAATGCGTTACTTTGCAACAAATAAATACCCTCTGGTGTCACACGGAGCCCGAGTTCTACTGTCAGTGTGTTCCGGTTGACCGGTACGAATGGTCCGTGATGGTACGGCCTTGCGCCCCCCAAACCGAGTTCAATTTCCGTTTTCAAAAATGCGGCCACCAAGGAGGCCATGACCGTGACGCCTGTTGGGATGATGGCGGAAGTGGAAGCGGAAGTGGAAGTGGAGACGACTGGTCGGATCTGTCGGAGACTCCGATGGGAATCGATTTTTCGGACCTTAAGGATGACGATCAGCTGCTGGAGGACGATGCGATGGAGTTTCTGATAGCAAGACGACGTTCGTGA